Within the Pseudomonas guangdongensis genome, the region TGCCCAGCTGTACTTCGATGTTGCAGCGCCGGGCGATCTCCACGCTGTTCTCCAGCGCCTCGGGCAGATCGCTGAACAGCTCCCACATCTCTTCCGGGGTCTTCAGGTATTGCTGGTCGGAATAGGTGCGCGGCCGGCGCGGGTCGTCGAGGGTGCGGCCCTCGCCGATGCACACGCGGGTCTCGTGGGCCTCGAAGTCCTCCGGCCTGAGGAAGCGCACGTCGTTGGTGGCCACCAGCGGCGCATGGCAGCGCGCCGCCAGCTCGACCGCCGCGTGCAGATGCTCCTCGTCGCCGACCCGGCTGGTGCGCTGCACCTCCAGGTAGAAGCGCCCGGGGAAGGCCGCCTGCCACTCGCCGAGCAGCGCCTCGGCCTCGTCGGGGCTGCCGTTGAGCAGCGCCATACCGATCTCGCCCTCGCGGGCGCCGGACAGGGCGATCAGCCCCTCGGCCGCCTCCTTGACCCAGTCGCGCTGGATGATCACCAGGCCGTTGTGCTGCCCTTCGGTCCAGCCGCGCGAGACCAGTTCGGTGAGGTTGCGGTAGCCCTGTACGTCCATCGCCAGCAGGGTCAGCCGGCTGAGCGGTGCGTCATCGCCGCGCCCGGCCAGCCACAGGTCGGCGCCACAGATCGGCTTGACGCCCGCACCCATGGCCGCCTTGTAGAACTTGACCAGCGCGCACATGTTGCTCATGTCGGTGACCGCCACGGCCGGCATGCCGGCGCCGGCCACCGCCTTGACCAGCGGCTTGACGCGCACCAGGCCGTCGACCAGGGAATATTCGGTGTGCAGGCGCAGATGGACGAAGGAAACGGGCATGAGGGTACCGTGGCAGCTGAAACGACAGGGAACGGATTGTAGCGGGCCGAAGCGCCCAGGTCAGAGGGCTTTCGCCGCCCAGTCCCGCCGCGGGGCGGGAAGATTCGGCGCGCGGCGCCTCAGGCGTCGGCCAGCAGCGCGCGTACCGGCGCGAAGGAGCGCCGATGGATCGGCGTCGGCCCCAGACGGCGGAGCGCCTCCAGATGCGCCGGGGTCGGATAGCCCTTGTGCCCGGCCATGCCGTAGCCCGGATAGAGGGCGTCCAGCGCGGCCATCTCGCGGTCGCGACTGACCTTGGCGAGGATCGAGGCGGCAGCGATGGCCGGCACCCGGCCGTCGCCCTGCACCACCGGGGCGGCGGGCACCTCCAGCACCGGACAGCGGTTACCGTCGATCAGCGCCAGACTGGGACGCACCGCCAGGCCGGCCACCGCGCGCTGCATGGCGAGGAAGGTAGCCTGGAGGATGTTCAGCCGGTCGATCTCCTCCACCTCGGCGCGGCCGATGCACCAGGCCAGGGCCTTCTCGCGGATCTCGTCGAACAGCCGCTCGCGGCGCGCCTCGCTGAGCTTCTTGGAGTCGTTGAGGCCGAGGATCGGCCGCGCCGGGTCGAGGATCACCGCGGCGGTGACCACCGGGCCGCACAGCGGGCCGCGCCCGACCTCGTCGACCCCGGCGACCAGCTCCTCGACCAGCGAGAAATCCAGGCCCAGCTGCATCAGGTAGGCTCCAGCAGCTGCAGCACCGCCTCGGCGGCACGCTCGGACGCGCCACGGCGCAGGGCGCGATGGATGGCGTCGAACCCCTCGGTCTGCACCTGGCCATCATCCAGCAGCGGCGACACGGCCTCGGCCAGGGCGTCGGGCGTCGCGGCCTCCTGGATCAGCTCGGGCACCAGAAAACGCCCGGCCAGCAGGTTGGGCAGGGAAATGTAGGGGCTTTTCACCAGCCGCTTGAGAATCCGGTAGGTCAAGGGCGCGACCCGGTAGGCCACCACCATCGGCCGCTTGAACAGCAGCGCCTCCAGGGTCGCGGTACCCGATGCGATCAGCACCGCATCGCAGGCGGCCAGCACCTCGTGGGAACGGCCGTCGACCAGCTTGAGCGGCAATTCGCGGCCGGCCAGCATGACTTCGAGCTGGGCACGGCGCTCGGCGCTGGCGCAAGGCAGCACGAAGCTGACGCCACCGCGCAGCGCGCGCAGCCGCGCGGCGGCGTCAAGGAACAGGCTG harbors:
- the rnhB gene encoding ribonuclease HII, giving the protein MQLGLDFSLVEELVAGVDEVGRGPLCGPVVTAAVILDPARPILGLNDSKKLSEARRERLFDEIREKALAWCIGRAEVEEIDRLNILQATFLAMQRAVAGLAVRPSLALIDGNRCPVLEVPAAPVVQGDGRVPAIAAASILAKVSRDREMAALDALYPGYGMAGHKGYPTPAHLEALRRLGPTPIHRRSFAPVRALLADA